The nucleotide window ATCAATGTGCCGGTGTTTGAGTTAGGGACAGAGGTTAATCCGGTGGAAATTGCCCGCCAAGGGATTGCCAAGGGTCGGGAATTAGGCGTTGATACCGTCATTGTGGATACGGCCGGGCGGTTACAAATTGATGCCGATATGATGGCGGAGTTGGGGGACATTAAAAAAGCCGTTACCCCCGATGAAGTCCTCCTAGTTGTGGATGCCATGACTGGCCAAGAGGCGGCTAACCTGACCCAAGCCTTCCATGAACAAATTGGCATTACGGGGGCGATTCTCACCAAAATGGATGGGGATACCCGCGGTGGGGCGGCCCTGTCAGTGCGACAAATTTCCGGGCAGCCGATTAAGTTCATTGGAGTCGGCGAAAAAGTCGAAGCCCTCCAGCCCTTTTATCCGGATCGCCTCGCCTCACGGATTTTGGGGATGGGGGATGTGCTTACCCTGGTGGAAAAAGCCCAGGAAGAAGTGGACTTGGCCGATGCCGAGAACATGACTCGGAAAATTCTCGAAGCTCAATTCGACTTTAATGACTTCCTCAAGCAAACCCGCCTCCTGAAAAATATGGGGTCTTTGGGCGGGATTATGAAACTGATTCCGGGGATGGGCAAAATCTCTAACGAACAACTCGAGCAAGGGGAATCCCAACTCAAGCGGGCGGAATCCATGATTAACTCCATGACGCGGGAGGAACGGCAAAATCCGCAACTGTTGGCCAGCTCTCCCAGTCGCAAAAAACGGGTCGCCCAAGG belongs to Pseudocalidococcus azoricus BACA0444 and includes:
- the ffh gene encoding signal recognition particle protein, producing the protein MFDALADRLESAWKSLRGQDKISETNIQDALREVRRALLEADVNLQVVKTFIEEVRQRALGAEVVAGVRPDQQFIKIVYDELVAVMGESNIPLAQASQAPTVILMAGLQGAGKTTATAKLALHLRKENRTTLLVATDIYRPAAIDQLLTLGKQINVPVFELGTEVNPVEIARQGIAKGRELGVDTVIVDTAGRLQIDADMMAELGDIKKAVTPDEVLLVVDAMTGQEAANLTQAFHEQIGITGAILTKMDGDTRGGAALSVRQISGQPIKFIGVGEKVEALQPFYPDRLASRILGMGDVLTLVEKAQEEVDLADAENMTRKILEAQFDFNDFLKQTRLLKNMGSLGGIMKLIPGMGKISNEQLEQGESQLKRAESMINSMTREERQNPQLLASSPSRKKRVAQGSGHQLEDVAKLVSDFQRMRSMMQQMGQGGMPGMPGLGGLGNPFGGGGMPMPGQGGYPGGRPGAAKKPKKQKKRKGFGVL